One part of the Sphingopyxis sp. PAMC25046 genome encodes these proteins:
- the lepB gene encoding signal peptidase I — protein MTNASFTADVTPPTGPTPPAPTPAPVSAKEEAVDTVRFLALLAIAVLIFRSFFLSPFNIPSESMQPRLLIGDYLLVNKMAYGYSKFSLPFSAPLIPGRIFPRTPERGDVVVFKAPPVNDNDYIKRVIGLPGDSVQVKGGIVWLNGKPLKREAMPDFVIPVTPNMIEASRATGTLPCYAPEFEEIAADGTRQCRYKQFRETLPSGKSYAILDITTIAEDNTPLVVVPEGHMFLMGDNRDRSADSRFPAMENQGIGLVPEENLVGHALVGMFSTDGSASWINPISWFTAARWGRIGDGF, from the coding sequence ATGACCAATGCCAGCTTTACCGCCGATGTGACGCCCCCGACGGGGCCAACGCCGCCTGCTCCAACTCCCGCGCCGGTATCCGCGAAGGAAGAGGCGGTCGATACCGTCCGCTTCCTCGCGCTGCTCGCTATCGCGGTGCTGATTTTCCGCAGCTTTTTCCTGTCGCCTTTCAACATTCCGTCGGAATCGATGCAGCCGCGGCTGCTCATCGGCGACTATCTGCTGGTGAACAAAATGGCCTATGGCTATTCGAAGTTCAGCCTGCCGTTCAGCGCGCCGCTGATCCCGGGCCGCATTTTTCCGCGCACGCCCGAGCGCGGCGACGTCGTCGTGTTCAAGGCGCCGCCGGTCAACGACAATGACTATATCAAGCGCGTGATCGGCCTGCCCGGCGACAGCGTGCAGGTGAAGGGCGGCATCGTCTGGCTCAACGGGAAGCCGCTGAAGCGCGAAGCGATGCCTGACTTCGTCATCCCGGTGACGCCGAACATGATCGAGGCATCGCGCGCGACGGGCACCCTGCCCTGCTACGCGCCCGAGTTCGAGGAAATCGCCGCCGACGGGACGCGCCAGTGCCGCTACAAGCAGTTCAGGGAAACGCTGCCCAGCGGCAAAAGTTATGCGATCCTCGACATCACGACGATCGCCGAGGACAACACCCCGCTCGTCGTCGTTCCCGAGGGGCATATGTTCCTGATGGGCGACAACCGCGACCGCAGCGCCGACAGCCGTTTCCCCGCGATGGAAAATCAGGGCATCGGCCTCGTCCCCGAGGAAAATCTGGTCGGCCACGCGCTCGTCGGCATGTTCTCGACCGATGGTTCGGCGAGCTGGATCAACCCGATCAGCTGGTTCACCGCCGCGCGCTGGGGCCGTATCGGGGACGGTTTTTGA
- the rnc gene encoding ribonuclease III: MSDTLDTGALADIIGCTPDDIALYDLALTHGSTGRADYQRLEFLGDRVLGLVIASELYTRFPAASEGEMSSRLHVLASGATCAAIAQKLDLTALIRFGAQARNDGGRYSDNIAADAIEALIGALYLDKGAEAARQFILTHWNEMIDGQQAAPKHPKAALQEWALARKRRPPEYEIVSREGPDHAPRFRVAVSVGKLARAEAEGASKQAAEKAAAAALLAELEGQEK; this comes from the coding sequence TTGAGCGATACGCTGGACACCGGGGCGCTCGCCGACATCATCGGCTGCACCCCGGATGATATCGCACTCTACGACCTCGCGCTGACGCACGGCAGCACCGGGCGCGCCGATTATCAGCGGCTCGAATTCCTCGGTGACCGCGTGCTTGGGCTCGTCATCGCGTCGGAGCTTTACACGCGCTTTCCCGCCGCGAGCGAGGGCGAGATGTCGTCGCGGCTGCATGTGCTCGCATCGGGGGCGACCTGCGCCGCGATCGCGCAAAAGCTCGACCTCACCGCGCTGATCCGTTTCGGCGCGCAGGCGCGCAACGACGGCGGCCGCTACAGCGACAATATCGCCGCCGACGCGATCGAGGCACTGATCGGCGCGCTCTATCTCGACAAGGGAGCGGAGGCGGCCCGGCAATTCATCCTGACCCATTGGAACGAGATGATCGACGGGCAGCAGGCCGCGCCGAAGCACCCCAAGGCGGCGCTCCAGGAATGGGCACTCGCGCGCAAGCGCCGCCCGCCCGAATATGAAATCGTCTCGCGCGAAGGCCCCGACCATGCGCCGCGCTTCCGCGTCGCGGTGAGCGTCGGCAAGCTCGCCCGCGCCGAGGCCGAGGGCGCCAGTAAACAGGCGGCAGAAAAGGCCGCGGCGGCGGCGCTGCTCGCCGAACTCGAAGGACAGGAAAAATGA
- the era gene encoding GTPase Era, which yields MTQHCGFVAVVGAPNAGKSTLVNALVGQKVAIVSPKAQTTRTRLMGVAMEAETQIILIDTPGIFAPTRRLDRAMVAAAWSSLEEAEAILVMIDAAAKLTGRVERVLEGIANRAEKKYLVLNKVDLTKKDKLLTIATELNGRVAFDETFFISASSGDGVPELKAHLADLMPEGPWHFPEDEVSDAPERMLAAEITREQLYRQLHEELPYQSTVETELFKTRPDGSAEIHQQIFVARDNQRAIVLGKGGARIKEIGARARAELTELMGRKVHLFLHVKVKENWDEDRSVYRDMGLDWVD from the coding sequence ATGACCCAGCATTGCGGTTTCGTCGCCGTCGTCGGCGCGCCCAACGCGGGCAAGTCGACCCTCGTCAATGCGCTCGTCGGCCAGAAGGTCGCGATCGTCAGCCCAAAGGCGCAGACGACGCGCACGCGGCTGATGGGCGTCGCGATGGAAGCCGAAACCCAGATCATCCTGATCGACACGCCGGGCATCTTCGCGCCGACGCGCCGGCTCGATCGCGCGATGGTCGCCGCCGCGTGGAGCAGCCTTGAGGAGGCCGAGGCCATCCTCGTGATGATCGATGCCGCGGCGAAGCTAACGGGCCGCGTCGAGCGCGTGCTCGAAGGGATCGCGAACCGGGCCGAGAAGAAATATCTGGTGCTCAACAAGGTCGATCTGACGAAGAAGGACAAGCTGCTGACGATCGCGACCGAGCTCAACGGCCGCGTCGCCTTCGACGAAACCTTCTTCATTTCGGCAAGCAGCGGCGATGGCGTTCCCGAGCTCAAGGCGCACCTCGCCGATTTGATGCCCGAGGGACCGTGGCACTTCCCCGAGGATGAGGTCAGCGACGCGCCCGAACGCATGCTCGCCGCCGAAATCACGCGCGAGCAACTCTATCGCCAGCTTCACGAGGAACTGCCCTATCAGTCGACCGTCGAGACCGAGCTGTTCAAGACGCGCCCCGACGGCAGCGCCGAAATCCACCAGCAGATCTTCGTCGCGCGCGACAACCAGCGCGCGATCGTGCTCGGCAAGGGCGGCGCGCGCATCAAGGAAATCGGCGCCCGCGCGCGGGCCGAGCTGACCGAATTGATGGGCCGCAAGGTCCACCTGTTCCTGCACGTCAAGGTCAAGGAAAATTGGGACGAGGACCGCAGCGTCTATCGCGACATGGGGCTCGACTGGGTCGATTGA
- a CDS encoding lipase family protein, whose amino-acid sequence MRHLFAAVLLAVLFALSPPVAAQQVRHLISAQPMTDTPPGTQAWRVQYWTTNGNGQRLTVTGIVAAPMEAIPPRPRRVIAWTHGAWGVAEKCAPSLSPNFFEYSAGMNAVRSGYVVVAPDYIGLGGPTMHPFLVGPDTANAVLDAVRAAREIPGAAAGNRFAVWGESQGGHAALWTAVLARFYAPDLMLVATAAAAPPTDLAANLREGGDKNARALLLSFALHSWSTLYGYSMDGVTNRTNQGIINRLAQNNCVAFNKKPKLGTILGILTVARATRNKDIGKIEPFGSFARSNSVDPARVPGPLLIAQSSKDMIVAPTVTRKFAKAVCKRGTPTRWIEMTGDHGASAKDSTQETIDWITARFDGNSPPNDCRRI is encoded by the coding sequence ATGCGCCACCTCTTTGCTGCCGTCCTGCTCGCCGTCCTGTTTGCGCTGTCGCCGCCCGTTGCGGCACAGCAGGTTCGCCACCTCATCTCGGCCCAGCCGATGACCGACACACCGCCGGGCACACAGGCTTGGCGCGTGCAATATTGGACGACAAACGGTAACGGCCAGCGCCTAACCGTCACAGGCATCGTTGCCGCGCCGATGGAGGCGATCCCACCGCGCCCGCGCCGTGTGATCGCATGGACGCATGGCGCTTGGGGTGTGGCGGAGAAATGCGCGCCTTCGCTCAGCCCGAATTTCTTCGAATATTCGGCTGGAATGAACGCCGTTCGCAGCGGCTATGTTGTCGTCGCGCCGGACTATATCGGCCTTGGCGGCCCGACGATGCACCCTTTTCTCGTCGGTCCCGATACCGCGAATGCGGTGCTCGATGCGGTGCGGGCAGCGAGAGAGATTCCGGGCGCCGCCGCCGGAAACCGCTTCGCCGTGTGGGGCGAATCGCAGGGCGGGCACGCCGCATTGTGGACGGCCGTGCTGGCTCGTTTCTACGCGCCCGACCTGATGCTCGTCGCGACCGCAGCCGCGGCGCCGCCGACCGATCTCGCTGCCAACCTGCGCGAAGGCGGCGACAAAAATGCCCGCGCGCTGCTCCTCTCATTCGCGCTGCACAGTTGGTCGACGCTCTACGGCTATTCGATGGACGGGGTCACCAATCGCACCAATCAGGGGATCATCAACCGGCTTGCGCAGAATAATTGTGTTGCGTTCAACAAGAAACCGAAGCTCGGCACGATCCTCGGCATCCTCACCGTCGCCCGCGCGACGCGGAACAAGGATATCGGCAAGATCGAACCCTTCGGTTCGTTCGCGCGCAGCAATAGCGTCGACCCGGCGCGCGTGCCGGGGCCGCTGCTCATCGCACAAAGCAGCAAGGATATGATCGTGGCCCCCACGGTCACCCGCAAGTTTGCCAAAGCCGTTTGCAAGCGCGGTACGCCGACCCGCTGGATTGAGATGACCGGCGATCATGGCGCGAGCGCCAAGGACAGTACGCAAGAGACGATCGACTGGATCACCGCGCGCTTCGACGGCAATTCTCCGCCGAATGACTGCCGGCGGATTTAG